From Haemorhous mexicanus isolate bHaeMex1 chromosome 13, bHaeMex1.pri, whole genome shotgun sequence, a single genomic window includes:
- the MAN2A2 gene encoding alpha-mannosidase 2x isoform X1, whose translation MKLKKQVTVCGAAIFCVAVFSLYLMLDRVQHDPTRHQSGGNFPRSQISVLQNRIEQLEQLLEENHEIISHIKDSVLELTAHAEGQPALPQHPLNSSWVLPPESRPSFLSVSPQDCQFALGGKGQSPDLQMLAVYSLLPFDNQDGGVWKQGFDITYEPNEWDTEPLQVFVVPHSHNDPGWIKTFDKYYYDQTQHILNSMVLKMQEDPRRRFIWSEISFFSKWWDNISAQKRAAVRRLVGNGQLEMVTGGWVMPDEANSHYFAMIDQLIEGHQWLEKNIGVTPRSGWAVDPFGYSSTMPYLLKRSNLTAMLIQRVHYAIKKHFAATQNLEFMWRQTWDPDTSTDILCHMMPFYSYDVPHTCGPDPKICCQFDFKRLPGGRINCPWKVPPRAITDANVAERAQLLLDQYRKKSKLYRSKVLLVPLGDDFRYDKPQEWDAQFLNYQRIFDFLNSRPDLHVQAQFGTLSDYFDALYKKVGIVPGMRPPGFPVLTGDFFSYADREDHYWTGYYTSRPFYKSLDRVLEAHLRGAEILYSLALAHARRAGADGRYPLADYALLSNARRNLGLFQHHDAIAGTAKEAVAVDYGVRLLQSLTNLKRVIINAAHYLVLGDKDAYRHDPAAPFLGMDETRSSQDSLPERTVVKLGTSPRFLVVFNPLEQERLSVVPVLVDSPHVRVLSEEGQPLPSQLSAVWNSATDVVPNVYQVSVLARLPALGLRVLQLHKSLDGHATPRSSTRLYLHGRDVPVHKPEAVPLHVFPAASDDFCLENQHLQACFLGRTGLLQSLRPAGEEQGHRVSSEFLVYGTRTSKDKSGAYLFLPDGEAKPYVPKDPPVVRVMEGPLFSEVASYYQHVQTVVRLYNVPGVEGLSLDVSCLVDIRDHINKELALRFSTDIESDDTFFTDLNGFQIQPRRYQRKLPLQANFYPMPAMAYIQDMQSRLTLLTAQALGVSSLHSGQLEVILDRRLMQDDNRGLGQGLKDNKRTCNRFRLLLERRSTANKVQDERPISFPSLLSHITSVHQNAEALVMPVALEKPALRSFVPLATTLPCDFHILNLRTLQAEDDSLPSAEAALILHRKGFDCSLEAKNLGFNCTTSQGKLALGGLFQGLELGSLQPTSLTLMYPLGTASNSTNIHLDPMEIATFRIRLG comes from the exons ATGAAGCTGAAGAAGCAGGTGACAGTGTGTGGAGCTGCCATCTTCTGCGTGGCCGTCTTCTCCCTCTACTTGATGCTGGACCGGGTACAGCATGACCCCACACGACACCAGAGTGGGGGCAACTTCCCCAGG AGCCAGATCTCGGTGCTACAGAACCGGATCGAGCaactggagcagctgctggaggagaacCATGAGATCATCAGCCACATTAAAGACTCggtgctggagctgacagcCCATGCAGAGGGGCAGCCGGCATTGCCCCAACACCCCCTGAATAGCTCCTGGGTGCTCCCCCCTGAGAGTCGCCCAAGtttcctctctgtgtccccGCAAGACTGCCAGTTTGCTCTCGGGGGCAAAGGACAGAGCCCAGACCTGCAG ATGCTTGCTGTGTACTCCCTGCTGCCGTTTGACAACCAAGATGGTGGTGTCTGGAAGCAGGGCTTCGACATCACCTACGAGCCCAACGAATGGGACACAGAGCCTCTACAGGTGTTTGTGGTGCCGCACTCCCACAATGACCCAG gctggatCAAGACTTTCGACAAGTACTACTACGACCAGACACAGCACATCCTCAACAGCATGGTGCTGAAGATGCAGGAGGACCCACGCCGGCGCTTCATCTGGTCTGAGATCTCCTTCTTTTCCAAGTGGTGGGACAACATCAGTGCCCAGAAGCGGGCTGCTGTGCGCAG GCTGGTGGGCAATGGGCAGCTGGAGATGGTGACGGGCGGCTGGGTGATGCCCGATGAGGCTAATTCCCACTACTTCGCCATGATTGACCAGCTGATCGAGGGGCACCAGTGGCTGGAGAAGAACATTG gtgtgacGCCACGGTCGGGCTGGGCCGTAGACCCCTTTGGGTACAGCTCCACCATGCCCTACCTGCTGAAGCGCTCCAACCTGACAGCCATGCTCATCCAGCGTGTGCACTATGCCATCAAGAAGCACTTTGCTGCCACCCAGAACCTGGAGTTCATGTGGAGACAGACATGgg ATCCAGACACGAGCACCGACATCCTCTGCCACATGATGCCCTTCTACAGCTACGATGTGCCTCACACCTGTGGCCCAGACCCCAAGATCTGCTGCCAGTTTGACTTCAAGCGCTTGCCTGGAGGCCGGATCAACTGTCCCTGGAAGGTGCCTCCCCGTGCCATCACCGATGCCAACGTGGCAGAGCG agcccagctgctgctggaccaGTACCGCAAGAAGTCCAAGCTGTACCGCAgcaaggtgctgctggtgccccTGGGAGACGACTTCCGCTACGACAAGCCACAGGAGTGGGATGCCCAGTTCCTCAACTACCAGCGCATCTTTGACTTTCTCAACTCTCGGCCCGACCTCCATGTTCAG GCACAGTTTGGCACGCTCTCTGACTACTTTGATGCCCTGTACAAGAAAGTGGGCATCGTGCCGGGGATGAGGCCACCCGGGTTCCCAGTTCTGACTGGGGATTTCTTCTCCTATGCGGACCGGGAGGATCATTACTGGACAGGATACTACACCTCCCGGCCATTCTACAAGAGCCTGGACAGGGTGCTGGAGGCCCACCTCCG ggggGCAGAGATCCTGTACAGCCTGGCACTCGCCCACGCCCGCCGTGCTGGTGCCGATGGCAGGTACCCGCTCGCTGACTACGCCCTGCTGAGCAACGCCCGCCGCAACCTGGGCCTCTTCCAGCACCATGATGCCATCGCCGGCACTGCCAAGGAGGCTGTGGCCGTGGACTACGGAGTCCG GCTGCTCCAATCCCTCACCAACCTCAAGCGTGTCATCATCAATGCTGCGCACTACCTTGTGCTGGGGGACAAGGACGCATACCGCCATGACCCGGCTGCACCGTTCCTTGGCATg GATGAGACACGCTCCAGCCAGGACTCTCTCCCAGAGAGGACAGTGGTCAAACTGGGCACCTCACCTCG GTTCCTGGTGGTGTTCAACCCACTGGAGCAGGAGCGCCTGAGCGTGGTGCCAGTGCTGGTGGACTCCCCGCACGTGCGTGTGCTCTCCGAGgaggggcagcccctgccctcccagctcagTGCAGTGTGGAACTCTGCCACTGATGTAGTGCCCAATGTCTACCAG GTGTCTGTCCTGGCCCGCCTGCCTGCGCTGGGGCTGcgtgtgctgcagctgcacaagtCCTTGGATGGCCACGCCACGCCAAGGTCCTCCACGCGCCTGTACCTGCACGGCCGGGACGTGCCCGTGCACAAGCCCGAGGCTGTGCCCCTGCACGTCTTCCCGGCAGCTTCTGATGACTTCTGCCTGGAGAACCAGCACCTGCAGGCCTGCTTCTTGGGGCGCACGGGCCTGCTGCAG AGCCTGCGCccagctggggaggagcaggggcacagggtCAGCAGCGAATTTCTCGTCTATGGCACCAGGACCTCCAAGGACAAAAGTGGGGCCTATCTCTTCCTGCCTGATGGAGAGGCCAAG ccctaCGTTCCCAAGGACCCCCCAGTGGTGCGGGTGATGGAGGGACCCCTCTTCTCAGAGGTTGCCAGCTACTACCAGCATGTCCAGACCGTGGTGCGGCTGTACAACGTGCCAG GGGTGGAGGGCCTGTCCCTGGATGTGTCCTGCCTGGTGGACATTCGTGACCACATCAACAAGGAGCTGGCCCTGCGCTTTAGCACTGACATTGAGAGTGATGACACCTTCTTCACAGACCTTAATGGTTTCCAG ATCCAGCCCCGCAGGTACCAGCGGAAGCTGCCGCTGCAGGCCAACTTCTACCCGATGCCTGCCATGGCCTACATCCAGGACATGCAGAGCCGCCTGacactgctcacagcccaggccctgggggtcTCCAGCCTCCACAGCg GCCAGCTGGAGGTGATCTTGGACCGGCGCCTCATGCAGGATGACAACCGGGGTCTGGGCCAGGGGCTGAAGGACAACAAGCGTACCTGCAACCGGTTCCGGCTCCTCCTGGAGCGCCGCAGCACTGCCAACAAG GTGCAGGATGAACGCCCCATcagcttcccctccctgctgagccACATCACCTCTGTGCACCAGAATGCTGAGGCCTTGGTCATGCCAGTGGCATTGGAGAAGCCAGCCCTGCGCTCCTTTGTGCCCCTTGCCACCACCCTTCCTTGCGACTTCCACATCCTCAACCTGCGGACGCTGCAGGCAGAG gatgACTCACTACCATCAGCTGAGGCAGCACTGATCCTGCACCGCAAAGGCTTTGACTGCAGCCTGGAGGCCAAGAACCTGGGCTTCAACTGCACCACCAGCCAGGGCAAG ctaGCTCTGGGAggcctgttccagggcttggagctgggctccctgcagcccaccTCATTGACACTGATGTACCCACTGGGCACAGCCTCCAACAGCACCAACATCCACCTGGACCCCATGGAGATCGCCACGTTCCGCATCCGCCTCGGGTAG
- the MAN2A2 gene encoding alpha-mannosidase 2x isoform X2 — protein sequence MKLKKQVTVCGAAIFCVAVFSLYLMLDRVQHDPTRHQSGGNFPRSQISVLQNRIEQLEQLLEENHEIISHIKDSVLELTAHAEGQPALPQHPLNSSWVLPPESRPSFLSVSPQDCQFALGGKGQSPDLQMLAVYSLLPFDNQDGGVWKQGFDITYEPNEWDTEPLQVFVVPHSHNDPGWIKTFDKYYYDQTQHILNSMVLKMQEDPRRRFIWSEISFFSKWWDNISAQKRAAVRRLVGNGQLEMVTGGWVMPDEANSHYFAMIDQLIEGHQWLEKNIGVTPRSGWAVDPFGYSSTMPYLLKRSNLTAMLIQRVHYAIKKHFAATQNLEFMWRQTWDPDTSTDILCHMMPFYSYDVPHTCGPDPKICCQFDFKRLPGGRINCPWKVPPRAITDANVAERAQLLLDQYRKKSKLYRSKVLLVPLGDDFRYDKPQEWDAQFLNYQRIFDFLNSRPDLHVQAQFGTLSDYFDALYKKVGIVPGMRPPGFPVLTGDFFSYADREDHYWTGYYTSRPFYKSLDRVLEAHLRGAEILYSLALAHARRAGADGRYPLADYALLSNARRNLGLFQHHDAIAGTAKEAVAVDYGVRLLQSLTNLKRVIINAAHYLVLGDKDAYRHDPAAPFLGMDETRSSQDSLPERTVVKLGTSPRFLVVFNPLEQERLSVVPVLVDSPHVRVLSEEGQPLPSQLSAVWNSATDVVPNVYQVSVLARLPALGLRVLQLHKSLDGHATPRSSTRLYLHGRDVPVHKPEAVPLHVFPAASDDFCLENQHLQACFLGRTGLLQSLRPAGEEQGHRVSSEFLVYGTRTSKDKSGAYLFLPDGEAKPYVPKDPPVVRVMEGPLFSEVASYYQHVQTVVRLYNVPGVEGLSLDVSCLVDIRDHINKELALRFSTDIESDDTFFTDLNGFQIQPRRYQRKLPLQANFYPMPAMAYIQDMQSRLTLLTAQALGVSSLHSGQLEVILDRRLMQDDNRGLGQGLKDNKRTCNRFRLLLERRSTANKSSGFFSKLVSMFKALSFPGTRTGSPEVQDERPISFPSLLSHITSVHQNAEALVMPVALEKPALRSFVPLATTLPCDFHILNLRTLQAEDDSLPSAEAALILHRKGFDCSLEAKNLGFNCTTSQGKLALGGLFQGLELGSLQPTSLTLMYPLGTASNSTNIHLDPMEIATFRIRLG from the exons ATGAAGCTGAAGAAGCAGGTGACAGTGTGTGGAGCTGCCATCTTCTGCGTGGCCGTCTTCTCCCTCTACTTGATGCTGGACCGGGTACAGCATGACCCCACACGACACCAGAGTGGGGGCAACTTCCCCAGG AGCCAGATCTCGGTGCTACAGAACCGGATCGAGCaactggagcagctgctggaggagaacCATGAGATCATCAGCCACATTAAAGACTCggtgctggagctgacagcCCATGCAGAGGGGCAGCCGGCATTGCCCCAACACCCCCTGAATAGCTCCTGGGTGCTCCCCCCTGAGAGTCGCCCAAGtttcctctctgtgtccccGCAAGACTGCCAGTTTGCTCTCGGGGGCAAAGGACAGAGCCCAGACCTGCAG ATGCTTGCTGTGTACTCCCTGCTGCCGTTTGACAACCAAGATGGTGGTGTCTGGAAGCAGGGCTTCGACATCACCTACGAGCCCAACGAATGGGACACAGAGCCTCTACAGGTGTTTGTGGTGCCGCACTCCCACAATGACCCAG gctggatCAAGACTTTCGACAAGTACTACTACGACCAGACACAGCACATCCTCAACAGCATGGTGCTGAAGATGCAGGAGGACCCACGCCGGCGCTTCATCTGGTCTGAGATCTCCTTCTTTTCCAAGTGGTGGGACAACATCAGTGCCCAGAAGCGGGCTGCTGTGCGCAG GCTGGTGGGCAATGGGCAGCTGGAGATGGTGACGGGCGGCTGGGTGATGCCCGATGAGGCTAATTCCCACTACTTCGCCATGATTGACCAGCTGATCGAGGGGCACCAGTGGCTGGAGAAGAACATTG gtgtgacGCCACGGTCGGGCTGGGCCGTAGACCCCTTTGGGTACAGCTCCACCATGCCCTACCTGCTGAAGCGCTCCAACCTGACAGCCATGCTCATCCAGCGTGTGCACTATGCCATCAAGAAGCACTTTGCTGCCACCCAGAACCTGGAGTTCATGTGGAGACAGACATGgg ATCCAGACACGAGCACCGACATCCTCTGCCACATGATGCCCTTCTACAGCTACGATGTGCCTCACACCTGTGGCCCAGACCCCAAGATCTGCTGCCAGTTTGACTTCAAGCGCTTGCCTGGAGGCCGGATCAACTGTCCCTGGAAGGTGCCTCCCCGTGCCATCACCGATGCCAACGTGGCAGAGCG agcccagctgctgctggaccaGTACCGCAAGAAGTCCAAGCTGTACCGCAgcaaggtgctgctggtgccccTGGGAGACGACTTCCGCTACGACAAGCCACAGGAGTGGGATGCCCAGTTCCTCAACTACCAGCGCATCTTTGACTTTCTCAACTCTCGGCCCGACCTCCATGTTCAG GCACAGTTTGGCACGCTCTCTGACTACTTTGATGCCCTGTACAAGAAAGTGGGCATCGTGCCGGGGATGAGGCCACCCGGGTTCCCAGTTCTGACTGGGGATTTCTTCTCCTATGCGGACCGGGAGGATCATTACTGGACAGGATACTACACCTCCCGGCCATTCTACAAGAGCCTGGACAGGGTGCTGGAGGCCCACCTCCG ggggGCAGAGATCCTGTACAGCCTGGCACTCGCCCACGCCCGCCGTGCTGGTGCCGATGGCAGGTACCCGCTCGCTGACTACGCCCTGCTGAGCAACGCCCGCCGCAACCTGGGCCTCTTCCAGCACCATGATGCCATCGCCGGCACTGCCAAGGAGGCTGTGGCCGTGGACTACGGAGTCCG GCTGCTCCAATCCCTCACCAACCTCAAGCGTGTCATCATCAATGCTGCGCACTACCTTGTGCTGGGGGACAAGGACGCATACCGCCATGACCCGGCTGCACCGTTCCTTGGCATg GATGAGACACGCTCCAGCCAGGACTCTCTCCCAGAGAGGACAGTGGTCAAACTGGGCACCTCACCTCG GTTCCTGGTGGTGTTCAACCCACTGGAGCAGGAGCGCCTGAGCGTGGTGCCAGTGCTGGTGGACTCCCCGCACGTGCGTGTGCTCTCCGAGgaggggcagcccctgccctcccagctcagTGCAGTGTGGAACTCTGCCACTGATGTAGTGCCCAATGTCTACCAG GTGTCTGTCCTGGCCCGCCTGCCTGCGCTGGGGCTGcgtgtgctgcagctgcacaagtCCTTGGATGGCCACGCCACGCCAAGGTCCTCCACGCGCCTGTACCTGCACGGCCGGGACGTGCCCGTGCACAAGCCCGAGGCTGTGCCCCTGCACGTCTTCCCGGCAGCTTCTGATGACTTCTGCCTGGAGAACCAGCACCTGCAGGCCTGCTTCTTGGGGCGCACGGGCCTGCTGCAG AGCCTGCGCccagctggggaggagcaggggcacagggtCAGCAGCGAATTTCTCGTCTATGGCACCAGGACCTCCAAGGACAAAAGTGGGGCCTATCTCTTCCTGCCTGATGGAGAGGCCAAG ccctaCGTTCCCAAGGACCCCCCAGTGGTGCGGGTGATGGAGGGACCCCTCTTCTCAGAGGTTGCCAGCTACTACCAGCATGTCCAGACCGTGGTGCGGCTGTACAACGTGCCAG GGGTGGAGGGCCTGTCCCTGGATGTGTCCTGCCTGGTGGACATTCGTGACCACATCAACAAGGAGCTGGCCCTGCGCTTTAGCACTGACATTGAGAGTGATGACACCTTCTTCACAGACCTTAATGGTTTCCAG ATCCAGCCCCGCAGGTACCAGCGGAAGCTGCCGCTGCAGGCCAACTTCTACCCGATGCCTGCCATGGCCTACATCCAGGACATGCAGAGCCGCCTGacactgctcacagcccaggccctgggggtcTCCAGCCTCCACAGCg GCCAGCTGGAGGTGATCTTGGACCGGCGCCTCATGCAGGATGACAACCGGGGTCTGGGCCAGGGGCTGAAGGACAACAAGCGTACCTGCAACCGGTTCCGGCTCCTCCTGGAGCGCCGCAGCACTGCCAACAAG AGCTCCGGCTTCTTTTCCAAACTGGTCTCCATGTTTAAAGCCTTGAGCTTCCCTGGCACCAGGACTGGCAGCCCTGAG GTGCAGGATGAACGCCCCATcagcttcccctccctgctgagccACATCACCTCTGTGCACCAGAATGCTGAGGCCTTGGTCATGCCAGTGGCATTGGAGAAGCCAGCCCTGCGCTCCTTTGTGCCCCTTGCCACCACCCTTCCTTGCGACTTCCACATCCTCAACCTGCGGACGCTGCAGGCAGAG gatgACTCACTACCATCAGCTGAGGCAGCACTGATCCTGCACCGCAAAGGCTTTGACTGCAGCCTGGAGGCCAAGAACCTGGGCTTCAACTGCACCACCAGCCAGGGCAAG ctaGCTCTGGGAggcctgttccagggcttggagctgggctccctgcagcccaccTCATTGACACTGATGTACCCACTGGGCACAGCCTCCAACAGCACCAACATCCACCTGGACCCCATGGAGATCGCCACGTTCCGCATCCGCCTCGGGTAG